A single window of Acidobacteriota bacterium DNA harbors:
- the thiD gene encoding bifunctional hydroxymethylpyrimidine kinase/phosphomethylpyrimidine kinase: MLVVLSIAGFDPSGGAGILADIKTFAAFDCFGVAAITSLTSQNTMGVYAVNHQSADILRMQINPILNDFNIAAVKIGMLPSQETVEIGAETIECYKLTNVVIDPVIRSSSGYELIDKTAMKLFINRLLPLADVVTPNLIEAEQMTNLEVKDLNGMRLAAKAIYEMAHLGSSKYKQPAPRRTVLIKGGHLPGDDATDILFDGSEFHSFRTSKIATRNTHGTGCTLSSAIAALLARGFNIPQAVAGAKRYLEAALRSAPDIGRGAGPVNHTVRNFEI, from the coding sequence ATGTTAGTCGTGCTTTCCATTGCTGGTTTTGATCCGTCTGGCGGGGCCGGCATATTAGCCGACATCAAAACCTTTGCTGCATTTGATTGCTTTGGCGTAGCTGCAATCACTTCACTGACATCACAAAACACCATGGGAGTTTATGCTGTTAACCACCAATCTGCCGACATCTTGCGAATGCAAATTAATCCCATCCTGAATGACTTCAACATTGCCGCGGTCAAGATTGGAATGCTTCCTTCGCAAGAAACGGTCGAAATCGGCGCCGAAACCATTGAATGTTATAAATTGACAAACGTGGTAATTGACCCGGTAATTCGTTCCAGCAGTGGTTACGAACTGATTGATAAAACCGCAATGAAGCTTTTCATTAACCGGCTTCTGCCATTAGCCGATGTTGTCACTCCAAATTTGATCGAAGCTGAACAAATGACCAACCTGGAAGTCAAAGATCTGAACGGTATGAGGCTTGCGGCCAAAGCCATTTATGAAATGGCGCATTTAGGCTCCTCTAAATATAAACAACCGGCTCCGCGCAGGACCGTGCTTATCAAAGGAGGACATTTGCCCGGCGATGACGCTACTGACATTTTATTCGATGGAAGCGAATTTCACTCATTCCGAACATCAAAGATCGCGACTCGAAATACACACGGAACCGGTTGCACATTGTCATCAGCTATTGCGGCATTATTGGCTCGCGGTTTCAATATCCCACAAGCGGTCGCTGGGGCAAAGCGCTATTTGGAAGCAGCCTTGCGATCAGCTCCCGATATCGGTCGCGGCGCAGGGCCGGTTAACCACACAGTGCGTAACTTTGAAATTTAA